A section of the Paenibacillus aurantius genome encodes:
- a CDS encoding NUDIX hydrolase has translation MFRYTICFIRRGNRILLLNRNAPAWMGAWNGVGGKLEPGEAPLASVQREVQEETGLVLPLEAFQDKGCVTWTVDGASRGGMYLFLVEVEEDLPYATPLGTAEGILDWKDIAWILHPENKGIAHNVPYFLPFLLEEEAAYEHCCYFTGDSLTEVVSSRLEPAAGQ, from the coding sequence GTGTTTCGGTATACCATTTGTTTCATTCGCCGGGGTAACCGGATTTTGCTGCTGAACCGGAATGCCCCCGCCTGGATGGGGGCGTGGAACGGGGTAGGCGGCAAGCTGGAGCCGGGAGAAGCACCTCTTGCCTCCGTTCAGCGGGAGGTGCAGGAGGAGACCGGGCTGGTGCTCCCATTGGAGGCATTTCAGGACAAAGGCTGCGTGACCTGGACGGTGGATGGGGCATCCCGCGGAGGGATGTATCTTTTTCTGGTGGAGGTGGAGGAGGACCTGCCCTACGCCACTCCGCTCGGTACGGCAGAAGGCATTCTCGACTGGAAGGACATCGCCTGGATTCTCCATCCGGAGAACAAGGGCATTGCCCATAATGTTCCTTATTTCCTGCCCTTTCTTCTGGAGGAGGAGGCCGCCTACGAGCACTGCTGTTATTTCACCGGCGACTCGCTGACGGAGGTGGTATCCTCCCGGCTGGAGCCCGCCGCCGGCCAATAG
- a CDS encoding ATP-binding protein — MSYPRVKGSVLNIAAVALLLLVSLISYAAFTNMEKETDRIMLDTIPVTNAVQSLLTDVLNEETGVRAYVARNNRSFLDPYYLGQISLNRNVEYLTNNADRISPNLGPILERKLVPSLEVLKRYFEDQIALVDSGKIEDARGRINAGKTDMDQFRSIHNELLLLIGEDTRSAGSQMKKAADQTRLIIMVSGLLAIAVGVVSIIVFGRAGRAEAALRVSEEKYRLTAETLEAHNEEILAQQEEQEATLLKLTEREQELEWITSYQEKLTGFMQLEPFLRGTVPALLEALELDAALVLLREPEEDGFRVVYSIGYPSNAYPRLERELYGSAGRALETREPLRVRRTLTEREKGLHASFEQATDWYVPLLDDKQEMIGFLLLTLYGAGELHDALKERLLWGLTRQFGLAFFAQLVNEERHKQSERLKELNAELGNEKELIRGIVESSHEGILMAGLDGTALVANSRIGDYFGWENTLGTGMLRLFRQLEQGAGTPLSLVEPVKEFLAGETDSVSLRFPFRRAEGLRYLELYATPVRGRDGGVRGYLFVFRDRSEEERVDEMKNEFISIVSHELRTPLASVLGFVEILLNREVAPDKRKRYLQTIYDEANRLSTLINDFLDLQRMESGQQVYHYEPVEWNALVREVAEQWKGRPTHEIRLHVPGDSLVVRGDPDRLRQLLHNVISNAVKYSPGADRVDLYLEREGDHAVLRVQDYGLGIPEEAKDKMFTKFYRVDNTDRRQIGGTGLGLAICKEIAEAHDGSLRFESEMGAGTTFFLDLPLYREEGVGGSLVILEDDVNLSHLMAEAVGRLGLPVVKFRAAEEALRALSAQGGAPARLWIVDIMLEGKKSGWDFLAALSRHPRHGATPVIVSTALDQPAHYYETEAERYLKKPFTMERLLEVVRELLEKEPKETIVFPARNEQEVVRILRENGIGFEELKAGEDTVEVKLKRTEPEEG, encoded by the coding sequence ATGAGCTATCCCCGGGTCAAAGGATCCGTCCTTAACATCGCCGCCGTGGCGCTTCTGCTGCTGGTCAGCCTGATCAGCTATGCGGCTTTTACCAATATGGAGAAAGAGACCGACCGGATCATGCTGGATACGATCCCCGTCACCAATGCCGTCCAGAGCCTGCTGACGGACGTGCTGAACGAGGAGACGGGAGTCCGCGCCTACGTCGCGCGCAACAACCGCTCGTTCCTGGACCCCTACTACCTGGGTCAAATCTCGCTTAACCGGAACGTGGAGTATTTGACGAACAACGCCGACCGCATCTCTCCGAACCTGGGGCCGATCCTCGAGAGGAAGCTGGTTCCTTCCCTGGAGGTGCTGAAGCGGTACTTCGAGGACCAGATCGCCCTTGTCGACTCCGGCAAAATCGAGGACGCCCGCGGCCGTATCAATGCGGGCAAAACCGACATGGACCAGTTCCGCAGCATTCATAATGAACTCTTGCTGCTGATTGGGGAAGACACACGAAGCGCGGGAAGCCAGATGAAGAAGGCGGCCGACCAGACCCGGCTTATTATTATGGTGAGCGGTCTTCTCGCCATCGCCGTAGGCGTCGTCTCCATCATCGTGTTCGGACGAGCCGGTCGGGCGGAGGCTGCCTTGCGGGTTAGCGAGGAAAAGTACCGGCTGACGGCCGAGACGCTCGAAGCGCATAACGAGGAAATTCTCGCCCAGCAGGAGGAGCAGGAGGCGACTCTCCTCAAGTTGACGGAGCGGGAGCAGGAGCTCGAATGGATCACCTCCTACCAGGAGAAGCTGACCGGATTCATGCAGCTCGAGCCGTTTCTCCGCGGCACCGTGCCGGCTCTTCTGGAAGCGCTGGAGCTGGATGCCGCACTGGTGCTGCTGCGCGAACCGGAGGAAGACGGCTTCCGCGTGGTGTACTCGATCGGGTATCCGTCCAATGCCTATCCGCGGCTAGAGCGGGAGCTTTACGGCTCCGCCGGGCGGGCTCTGGAGACACGGGAGCCGCTTAGAGTCCGGCGAACTCTGACGGAGCGTGAGAAGGGACTCCATGCCTCCTTCGAGCAAGCGACCGACTGGTATGTCCCGCTTCTTGACGACAAGCAGGAGATGATAGGCTTTCTGCTGCTGACCCTTTATGGAGCCGGCGAGCTTCACGACGCCCTGAAGGAGCGGCTTCTTTGGGGGTTAACCCGCCAATTCGGACTCGCTTTCTTCGCCCAGCTCGTGAACGAGGAAAGGCACAAGCAGTCGGAGCGGCTGAAGGAGCTGAACGCCGAGCTCGGCAACGAGAAGGAGCTGATCCGCGGCATCGTCGAATCGAGCCATGAGGGCATCCTGATGGCCGGTCTGGACGGCACCGCCCTCGTGGCGAACAGCCGGATCGGAGATTACTTCGGCTGGGAGAACACGCTCGGAACGGGCATGCTCCGCCTGTTCCGGCAGCTGGAGCAAGGGGCCGGCACCCCGCTGTCTCTGGTCGAGCCCGTCAAGGAATTCCTCGCCGGGGAGACGGACAGCGTTTCCCTGCGCTTCCCCTTCCGCCGCGCCGAGGGGCTGCGTTATTTGGAGCTGTATGCCACTCCGGTCCGGGGAAGGGACGGCGGCGTCCGGGGCTATCTCTTTGTCTTCCGCGACCGTTCGGAGGAAGAGCGCGTCGATGAGATGAAGAATGAGTTCATCAGCATTGTTTCTCATGAGCTCCGTACCCCGCTCGCCAGCGTTCTCGGCTTTGTGGAGATTCTGCTGAATCGGGAGGTGGCGCCGGATAAGCGGAAGCGTTACCTTCAGACGATTTATGACGAAGCCAACCGGCTGTCCACGTTGATTAACGATTTTCTCGATCTTCAGCGGATGGAGTCGGGGCAGCAGGTGTACCATTACGAGCCGGTCGAATGGAACGCCTTGGTCCGCGAAGTGGCGGAGCAGTGGAAGGGCAGGCCGACTCACGAGATCCGGCTGCATGTCCCGGGAGATAGCCTCGTGGTCCGGGGGGACCCCGACCGGCTTCGCCAGCTGCTGCATAATGTCATCAGCAACGCCGTGAAGTATTCCCCGGGAGCCGACCGTGTGGATTTGTATCTGGAGCGGGAGGGGGACCATGCGGTGCTTCGCGTCCAGGATTACGGCCTCGGCATTCCCGAGGAGGCGAAGGACAAGATGTTCACCAAATTTTACCGGGTGGACAACACGGACCGCCGCCAGATCGGAGGCACCGGCCTTGGGCTCGCCATCTGCAAGGAAATCGCCGAGGCGCATGACGGGTCCCTCCGCTTCGAATCGGAAATGGGGGCTGGAACCACGTTCTTCCTCGACCTGCCCTTGTACCGGGAGGAGGGGGTAGGGGGCAGCCTCGTTATTCTCGAGGACGACGTCAACCTGTCCCACCTGATGGCCGAGGCGGTCGGACGGCTGGGCCTTCCGGTCGTCAAGTTCCGGGCAGCGGAAGAGGCGCTCCGGGCCCTTTCCGCCCAAGGGGGAGCCCCCGCCCGCCTCTGGATCGTCGACATCATGCTGGAAGGCAAAAAAAGCGGCTGGGACTTTCTCGCCGCCCTCTCCCGCCATCCGCGTCACGGCGCGACACCGGTCATCGTGTCGACCGCGCTTGATCAGCCCGCGCACTATTACGAGACGGAAGCCGAGCGCTACCTGAAGAAGCCTTTTACGATGGAACGGCTGCTTGAGGTCGTCCGCGAGCTGCTGGAGAAAGAGCCGAAGGAAACGATCGTCTTCCCGGCCCGCAACGAGCAGGAAGTCGTCCGGATTCTTCGGGAGAACGGCATCGGCTTCGAGGAGCTGAAGGCCGGAGAAGACACCGTGGAGGTCAAGCTGAAGCGTACGGAGCCGGAGGAGGGGTGA
- a CDS encoding DNA-3-methyladenine glycosylase encodes MEKLGKDFVERDVVEVARELLGCYLVRRMGGEEIVVQLTETEAYRGGDDPASHAHRGVTPRNSLMFGEPGRLYVYLIYGMHSCMNVVTNGAGTPGAVLLRAARPVSGLESIRSLRPGVPDKTLMNGPGKLCQALGVTRELNGYDLLADPLQEMTLWRGEPLPYRCTERIGISKGKDLLWRFLAEA; translated from the coding sequence TTGGAGAAGCTGGGAAAGGATTTTGTCGAAAGGGATGTCGTGGAGGTGGCCCGGGAGCTTCTCGGGTGCTATCTGGTGCGGCGCATGGGAGGAGAGGAGATCGTGGTGCAGTTGACGGAAACGGAGGCTTACCGCGGAGGCGACGATCCGGCGAGCCATGCCCACCGCGGGGTGACGCCGCGCAATTCGCTTATGTTCGGGGAACCGGGGCGGCTGTACGTCTACCTGATCTACGGCATGCACAGCTGCATGAACGTGGTGACGAACGGAGCGGGCACGCCCGGTGCCGTTCTTCTGAGGGCCGCCCGTCCGGTCAGCGGGCTGGAGTCGATCCGCTCGCTGCGTCCCGGGGTCCCGGACAAGACGCTGATGAACGGACCGGGAAAGCTGTGCCAGGCTCTAGGCGTTACCCGGGAGCTGAACGGCTATGATCTCCTCGCCGACCCCCTTCAGGAAATGACCTTATGGCGCGGGGAGCCGCTTCCGTACCGCTGTACGGAACGCATCGGCATTTCCAAAGGAAAGGACTTGCTGTGGCGCTTCCTGGCGGAAGCCTAA